The Neurospora crassa OR74A linkage group I, whole genome shotgun sequence genome segment TGGTGCGCACTAGGTCTGATGCTGCGCCGATTTTCAGAGCAAGTCACAGCCGCCATGGCACGATTTCGACAGCCGAGACTGGCCGCCACGGTGCAGTGATATCTGAAGAGCTACAAGCAAAGAAGCCCTCGGCACTGGCGCGCTTCTACACCTGCGCCAACGGAATTCTTTTCTCGCGCTTCTTGAACATAGGACTGGTCTTTGTACCAGTAGCATTTGCCGTCCGTAAGTTCACCGGTATCCACTTTACATCCTCCTCGTTATAGGGCACTGGGCGGTCTAGGCTATCTCCAAGGCTAGAACGCCGTACACCAGTGGCTCTTCTCAGGGCTAGGCTCCAAGGAGGTACCTCGCCTAACCCTTCAGAATGAGCTACACTTGTAGCAGTTCGTGGCCGTCATGTGCTGCTTGCGTGAGATCCCTACAGGTAGATTGCTGATTCCCTTGAGGTTGTCACCGCAGACTTCACGTCCATGCCGGCTGGCGTGGTATTCGGCATGAACGCTGTGGCAATTATTCCTCTGGCCGGGCTCCTCAGCCACGCAACGGAAAGCGTAGCCGGTCGTTGCGGTGACACGGTTGCTGCCTTGATGAACGTCACCTTTGGAAACGCTGTCGAGCTAATCATTTTCATGTGAGTGAACTTTGATCCCCCACAGGCTCTTTCACAACGTCTTTCGAGGTACTGAGCCGATCAGAAAGGGCTTAAAGCTGACGAAGGGTGCGCAAACAACAGCATTGCGCTCGTGAAGAATGAAATCCGGATCGTCCAGGCCTCTCTCGTTGGATCAATTTTGGTTGATCTCCTGTTAATCCTGGGAATGTGCTTCATTTGGGGCGGTTTGCGATTCCGCGAGCAGATCTACAACAGCACCGTAACCCAGATGAGCGCTTGTTTGCTCACGCTGAGTGTGCTGAGCTTGATGCTCCCAACCGCGTTCCACGCCACGTTTAAAAACGAGCAGGAGGCGGATATCAAGGTTCTGCCGCTCAGCCGGGGAACCAGTGTCATCCTGCTCGTTATCTACCTCCTTTACCTCATCTTCCAGCTACAGTCGCACTCCTATTTGTACGCACCAACGCCAAGACACTTGATCGAACAAGCAGCGGCACCCGGCCCCGCAGCTCATTACTTCAGCTCTAGACGTAActcgtcttcatctccaCCTAGGACTCCTGATGAGAACGCATTACAAGCGCCCCAAGCCATGTCGAACGAAGATGGTGGCACAGCTGGAAGACAGGAGAACAGCAGGGGTGCAACCACAACAGAGCACGACGCCGCCGAAAGGACGGAAGCTGTCACAGATGACACGCTACACCAGACGCAGGAACTCATCCCTGCTGGCCAGCCTGATACTGACACGTTCGCTGCCGATGATGCAAGAGGCCCAGGCCAGCAGGGTGAAACAAAAGACGTTGAGCCGTCGCAAGGCCGAGACCAAAATTCTGGGACCAACGAACATCATGCTGGTCTTGGTCTGGCCAGTGACCTAGAGGCACAGTGGGACACGGCCTCTCGTGCTGCGCCGTTTCTACTCAGATCGCTCCGGCCGATCTCAACT includes the following:
- a CDS encoding membrane bound cation transporter — protein: MPAGVVFGMNAVAIIPLAGLLSHATESVAGRCGDTVAALMNVTFGNAVELIIFIIALVKNEIRIVQASLVGSILVDLLLILGMCFIWGGLRFREQIYNSTVTQMSACLLTLSVLSLMLPTAFHATFKNEQEADIKVLPLSRGTSVILLVIYLLYLIFQLQSHSYLYAPTPRHLIEQAAAPGPAAHYFSSRRNSSSSPPRTPDENALQAPQAMSNEDGGTAGRQENSRGATTTEHDAAERTEAVTDDTLHQTQELIPAGQPDTDTFAADDARGPGQQGETKDVEPSQGRDQNSGTNEHHAGLGLASDLEAQWDTASRAAPFLLRSLRPISTAVASMLENPNEAEQPEHNAQGQPLRRVQSMPTRTQRAASNRQAPGQLPVVVPIVVDSTPASPRNSEEKPAAQETTEVEAMPQKAAVILLLASTGLVAVCAEFMVDSIDAIVARDANATTGISEAFIGLVLIPIVGNAAEHITSVSVALKNKMDLALGVALGSSIQIALFVTPVVVILGWIMDRDMSLYFTLFETVCMFVSTFIVNFLVRDGRSNYLEGALLASAYLIIAVAAFYLPNPRLASSVG